The Medicago truncatula cultivar Jemalong A17 chromosome 4, MtrunA17r5.0-ANR, whole genome shotgun sequence genome includes a region encoding these proteins:
- the LOC25492736 gene encoding arabinosyltransferase RRA2 isoform X2 has translation MIEHREREGPLMKNNPYSLSISKIVTAVIIVVLTGCIIVFFFPNDFFASQSITSIRLFPFAGPKTQENSTKYESSKRSNILIAELKKQLRELRERLRLAEQGKDHIASVKEEKAGPFGTVKALRTNPIVAPDESVNPRLANLLEKIAVKREIIVTLANSNVKEILEIWFTNIKRVGIPNYLVVALDDEIAKFCESNQVPFYKRDPDNGIDTVGKIPNGEAVSSLKFRILREFLQLGYSVLLSDIDIVYLQNPFDHLYRDSDVESMSDGHNNMTAYGYNDVFNDPGMGWSSGVFTRRIFVYNAGFFYIRPTIPSIELLDRVAARLLKEKAWDQVVFNEELFHPSYPGYDGLHAAKRTMDIYLFMNSRVLFKTVRNNANLSKLKPVIIHLNYHRDKLTRMKAVVEYYVNGNQDALKPFPDGTPR, from the exons ATGATTGAGCACAGAGAAAGAGAAGGACCCTTGATGAAGAACAACCCTTATTCTCTAAGCATATCAAAGATTGTTACCGCTGTAATCATAGTAGTTCTTACTGGATGCAtcatagttttcttttttcctaATGACTTCTTTGCTTCTCAATCCATTACCTCAATTCGTCTCTTCCCTTTTGCTGGACCCAAGACCCAG GAAAATTCAACTAAATATGAATCCTCAAAAAGATCCAACATTTTAATTGCAGAGCTAAAAAAACAGTTGAGGGAGTTGAGGGAAAGGCTTCGGCTTGCAGAGCAAGGGAAAGACCATATTGCATCAGTTAAAGAGGAAAAAGCTGGACCTTTTG GTACTGTCAAGGCATTAAGAACCAATCCTATTGTTGCTCCTGATGAATCCGTGAACCCGAGATTGGCAAATTTATTAGAGAAAATCGCAGTTAAACGAGAGATCATAGTTACCCTTGCAAACTCAAATGTGAAAGAGATCCTCGAGATCTGGTTCACCAATATCAAGAGAGTTGGTATACCTAATTATCTAGTTGTTGCCTTAGACGATGAGATTGCAAAGTTTTGTGAATCGAATCAAGTCCCATTTTACAAAAGAGACCCGGATAATGGTATTGATACTGTTGGAAAAATTCCAAACGGCGAGGCTGTCTCCAGTCTCAAATTCCGTATTCTAAGAGAATTTTTGCAGTTGGGATACAGTGTTCTTCTATCAGACATCGATATTGTATATTTGCAGAATCCTTTTGATCATCTATACCGTGATTCGGATGTTGAGTCCATGAGCGATGGTCATAATAACATGACAGCTTATGGCTACAACGATGTCTTCAACGACCCTGGGATGGGTTGGTCTAGTGGCGTTTTTACCAGGAGGATATTTGTTTACAATGCTGGTTTCTTCTATATCAGACCAACCATTCCTTCAATTGAGCTTTTGGACCGTGTGGCAGCACGACTTTTGAAGGAGAAAGCATGGGACCAAGTCGTTTTCAACGAGGAACTCTTTCATCCATCATATCCTGGTTATGACGGGCTTCATGCTGCTAAAAGAACTATGGATATATATCTTTTTATGAATAGCAGAGTTCTTTTCAAGACAGTGAGGAACAATGCTAACCTCAGTAAATTGAAACCGGTTATTATTCACTTGAATTACCACCGTGATAAGCTTACGCGAATGAAAGCAGTTGTTGAATATTATGTTAATGGGAACCAAGATGCTCTCAAACCTTTTCCCGATGGCACACCTCGATAA
- the LOC25492736 gene encoding arabinosyltransferase RRA2 isoform X1: MIGLREREGRLMKNNSHSLLISIIVTTVIIGVLIGCILLFYFPNDFFVSQSITSIRLLPFAGPKTQENSTECESKTVALLSDKNAELKKQLRELTERLRIAEQGKDQTEKEFLALVKQEKAGPFGTVKALRTNPIVAPDESVNPRLANLLEKIAVKREIIVTLANSNVKEILEIWFTNIKRVGIPNYLVVALDDEIAKFCESNQVPFYKRDPDNGIDTVGKIPNGEAVSSLKFRILREFLQLGYSVLLSDIDIVYLQNPFDHLYRDSDVESMSDGHNNMTAYGYNDVFNDPGMGWSSGVFTRRIFVYNAGFFYIRPTIPSIELLDRVAARLLKEKAWDQVVFNEELFHPSYPGYDGLHAAKRTMDIYLFMNSRVLFKTVRNNANLSKLKPVIIHLNYHRDKLTRMKAVVEYYVNGNQDALKPFPDGTPR, encoded by the exons ATGATTGGGCTCAGAGAAAGAGAAGGACGCTTGATGAAGAACAACTCTCATTCTCTACTCATATCAATAATCGTTACCACTGTAATCATTGGAGTTCTTATTGGATGCATCTTACTTTTCTATTTTCCTAATGACTTCTTTGTTTCTCAATCTATTACCTCAATTCGTCTCCTCCCTTTTGCTGGACCCAAGACTCAG gaAAATTCAACTGAATGTGAATCAAAAACTGTGGCACTTTTATCAGATAAAAATGCAGAGCTAAAAAAACAGTTGAGGGAGTTGACGGAAAGGCTTCGGATTGCAGAGCAAGGGAAAGACCAGACAGAAAAAGAGTTTCTTGCATTAGTTAAACAGGAAAAAGCTGGACCTTTTGGTACTGTCAAGGCATTAAGAACCAATCCTATTGTTGCTCCTGATGAATCCGTGAACCCGAGATTGGCAAATTTATTAGAGAAAATCGCAGTTAAACGAGAGATCATAGTTACCCTTGCAAACTCAAATGTGAAAGAGATCCTCGAGATCTGGTTCACCAATATCAAGAGAGTTGGTATACCTAATTATCTAGTTGTTGCCTTAGACGATGAGATTGCAAAGTTTTGTGAATCGAATCAAGTCCCATTTTACAAAAGAGACCCGGATAATGGTATTGATACTGTTGGAAAAATTCCAAACGGCGAGGCTGTCTCCAGTCTCAAATTCCGTATTCTAAGAGAATTTTTGCAGTTGGGATACAGTGTTCTTCTATCAGACATCGATATTGTATATTTGCAGAATCCTTTTGATCATCTATACCGTGATTCGGATGTTGAGTCCATGAGCGATGGTCATAATAACATGACAGCTTATGGCTACAACGATGTCTTCAACGACCCTGGGATGGGTTGGTCTAGTGGCGTTTTTACCAGGAGGATATTTGTTTACAATGCTGGTTTCTTCTATATCAGACCAACCATTCCTTCAATTGAGCTTTTGGACCGTGTGGCAGCACGACTTTTGAAGGAGAAAGCATGGGACCAAGTCGTTTTCAACGAGGAACTCTTTCATCCATCATATCCTGGTTATGACGGGCTTCATGCTGCTAAAAGAACTATGGATATATATCTTTTTATGAATAGCAGAGTTCTTTTCAAGACAGTGAGGAACAATGCTAACCTCAGTAAATTGAAACCGGTTATTATTCACTTGAATTACCACCGTGATAAGCTTACGCGAATGAAAGCAGTTGTTGAATATTATGTTAATGGGAACCAAGATGCTCTCAAACCTTTTCCCGATGGCACACCTCGATAA